The Nitrosomonas cryotolerans ATCC 49181 genome includes a window with the following:
- a CDS encoding helix-turn-helix domain-containing protein — MEIKRVYRFRFYPALEQEAILAQTFGYARFVYNRMLCVCSDAWYTEKKRIGYHATSSLLTELKKSLNLND, encoded by the coding sequence ATGGAGATTAAGCGCGTATATAGATTCAGGTTTTACCCAGCTCTTGAGCAAGAAGCTATTCTGGCACAAACATTCGGGTATGCTAGATTTGTCTATAATCGCATGTTGTGTGTTTGCTCTGATGCTTGGTATACCGAGAAAAAAAGAATCGGGTATCATGCTACCTCCTCTTTGTTGACTGAGTTAAAAAAGAGTCTGAATTTGAATGATTGA
- a CDS encoding GreA/GreB family elongation factor has translation MYSYFMPRERSLQARTLVYNTPFLLVSALEQFQRFAYKRNLETTKIGWAGPGCVIGLLDIKNMIQTNTELVMPNEAAPKEKRTSALSPLGSSLSGLEKGDINRVNL, from the coding sequence ATGTACAGCTACTTTATGCCGCGAGAGCGGTCGCTACAAGCCAGAACGCTGGTCTACAACACACCATTTTTGTTAGTCAGCGCTCTGGAGCAATTTCAGCGTTTTGCTTACAAGCGCAATTTAGAAACCACAAAGATCGGATGGGCTGGCCCCGGCTGCGTCATCGGCCTGCTTGACATCAAAAACATGATTCAAACCAACACTGAACTGGTCATGCCAAATGAGGCCGCTCCAAAAGAAAAGCGGACTTCGGCGCTGTCGCCATTGGGTTCCAGCCTGTCTGGTTTGGAAAAAGGCGACATCAATCGCGTTAATCTTTGA
- the acnA gene encoding aconitate hydratase AcnA, giving the protein MTNDPLGIAATLTTASATAQYVSLTKLADKTGAEIARLPHTVKILLENIARRAGGRDVSQADVEALAHWPHGADASIAFMPARVMMQDFTGVPAVVDLAAMRSAIARAGGDPKTVNPFVPVDLIIDHSVQVDRFGSADAYDINLEWEYRRNRERYSLLNWAQQAFDGFRVVPPGMGICHQVNLEHLGRVVFERDGWVFPDTLVGTDSHTPMINGLGVLGWGVGGIEAEAAMLGQPMFLPKPVVLGVRTRGTLPPGTTATDLVLTLAQILRAHGVVGKFVEFFGPGLSSLSIADRATLSNMSPEFGATATLFPVDSNTLEYLRLTGRDDSVDLVERYTREQGLFRTDDAAEPNFSEVLDLDLSKVEPSVAGPKRPQDRVALAGVRQSFRSVMDDEATDVSPNEIARLIAEGCSEAGEFLKASPEHLGQPTAAASVTDGSVVIAAITSCTNTSNPSVMIAAGLLARKAVEAGLQCRPWVKTSLAPGSRVVTQYLDKAGLTPYLEKLGFNLVGYGCTTCIGNSGPLPEEIAEAVTTKKLAVAAVLSGNRNYEGRIHSQVKASYLASPPLCVAYALIGTVLCDLSVDPLGTDQQGNPVYLKDIWPTAAEIETLVAAAVTSEQFEQEYGRIFEGDDKWKSMPAPIGTLFDWTDDSTYVREPPFFIDFADTPASLADIQGARALAILGDSITTDHISPAGAIALDSPAGKYLIAHKVPADEFNSFGSRRGNHEVMMRGTFGNIRLHNAMVPGVEGPWTIHTPSGDKMTIYDAAMRYLQKGTPLVVIAGKEYGSGSSRDWAAKGAALLGIKAIIAQSYERIHRSNLVCMGVLPLQFKDGESAQSLGLSGDETFAITGIGNGIKPRQIASVSVVRQDGSRTTFDTVVRIDAPAEVEYFVNGGILQMVLRQLLST; this is encoded by the coding sequence ATGACGAATGACCCATTAGGTATTGCCGCGACTTTGACAACCGCCTCGGCAACTGCACAGTACGTAAGTCTCACCAAGCTGGCCGACAAGACCGGCGCAGAGATAGCCCGACTTCCTCACACCGTCAAGATCCTGCTGGAAAACATTGCCCGGCGGGCCGGTGGCAGGGATGTGTCGCAAGCTGACGTTGAAGCACTCGCGCATTGGCCGCATGGCGCGGATGCGTCTATCGCGTTTATGCCAGCTCGGGTCATGATGCAAGACTTCACCGGCGTTCCCGCCGTGGTTGACCTCGCAGCCATGAGAAGTGCGATCGCTCGAGCCGGTGGCGATCCAAAGACGGTCAATCCTTTCGTGCCGGTCGACTTGATCATTGACCACTCAGTTCAGGTCGATCGTTTCGGCAGCGCTGATGCCTACGACATCAATCTGGAATGGGAATACCGCCGTAATCGCGAACGTTACTCACTTCTCAACTGGGCTCAGCAGGCCTTTGACGGCTTCCGTGTAGTGCCTCCCGGAATGGGCATTTGTCATCAGGTCAATCTCGAACATCTGGGACGCGTCGTTTTCGAACGTGACGGTTGGGTATTTCCCGATACCTTGGTCGGCACCGATTCACACACACCCATGATTAATGGCCTCGGTGTATTGGGCTGGGGGGTAGGCGGCATCGAGGCGGAAGCGGCTATGCTTGGCCAACCGATGTTTCTGCCAAAACCTGTCGTGCTCGGGGTCAGGACGCGCGGCACACTACCGCCTGGAACGACGGCTACCGACTTGGTTCTGACGCTAGCTCAAATTCTCAGGGCGCACGGCGTGGTAGGCAAATTTGTCGAATTCTTTGGGCCAGGGTTGAGTTCCTTGAGCATCGCAGACCGTGCCACCCTGTCGAATATGTCGCCAGAATTCGGCGCGACGGCCACGCTTTTTCCTGTCGATTCGAACACGCTTGAGTATCTACGACTCACCGGACGTGACGACAGCGTCGATCTGGTCGAACGCTATACGCGTGAACAAGGCTTATTCCGGACCGACGATGCAGCCGAACCAAACTTCAGCGAAGTCCTCGACCTCGACTTGAGCAAAGTCGAACCCAGCGTCGCCGGGCCGAAGCGGCCACAGGATCGCGTCGCGCTGGCCGGTGTCAGGCAATCGTTCCGGTCCGTCATGGATGATGAAGCTACTGACGTGAGCCCGAATGAAATAGCCCGGCTCATCGCCGAAGGTTGCTCTGAGGCCGGTGAGTTTCTTAAAGCCTCGCCGGAACATTTGGGGCAACCAACCGCCGCCGCTTCGGTGACTGATGGATCGGTTGTCATCGCAGCCATCACAAGTTGCACCAATACCTCGAATCCGTCGGTTATGATCGCGGCCGGATTGCTGGCTCGCAAGGCTGTCGAAGCTGGCTTACAATGCCGTCCCTGGGTGAAAACCTCATTGGCGCCAGGCTCGCGCGTGGTCACACAATATCTGGATAAAGCGGGCCTTACCCCCTATCTAGAGAAATTGGGGTTCAATCTGGTAGGTTATGGCTGCACGACTTGCATTGGCAACTCCGGCCCATTGCCCGAAGAGATCGCCGAGGCGGTGACTACCAAGAAACTGGCCGTAGCAGCCGTGCTATCGGGCAACCGAAATTATGAGGGCCGCATACATAGTCAAGTAAAGGCCAGTTACCTGGCCTCGCCGCCGCTATGTGTCGCCTATGCACTGATCGGTACGGTTTTGTGCGACCTGAGTGTCGACCCGCTGGGGACAGACCAACAGGGAAATCCCGTCTATTTGAAGGACATCTGGCCGACCGCAGCAGAAATCGAAACGCTGGTAGCCGCAGCGGTGACCTCCGAGCAATTTGAACAAGAATACGGTCGTATTTTCGAAGGTGATGACAAATGGAAAAGCATGCCCGCACCTATCGGAACGTTGTTCGACTGGACCGATGACTCGACTTACGTTCGCGAACCCCCTTTCTTTATCGACTTTGCCGATACACCGGCATCACTGGCTGATATCCAGGGCGCGCGCGCATTGGCGATACTTGGAGATTCAATAACAACCGATCACATTTCACCGGCTGGTGCCATCGCCCTCGATTCCCCGGCGGGAAAGTATCTCATCGCACATAAAGTACCTGCGGATGAGTTCAACAGCTTCGGCTCTCGGCGTGGCAACCACGAAGTGATGATGCGCGGCACATTCGGCAATATTCGTTTGCACAACGCAATGGTTCCCGGTGTTGAGGGTCCCTGGACTATTCACACGCCCAGCGGCGACAAAATGACTATTTATGACGCCGCGATGCGATATTTACAGAAAGGCACACCGCTAGTGGTAATCGCAGGAAAGGAATACGGTTCGGGCAGTTCGCGCGATTGGGCGGCCAAAGGCGCTGCATTATTGGGTATTAAGGCGATTATTGCCCAGAGCTATGAACGCATCCATCGCAGTAACCTTGTCTGTATGGGTGTTCTGCCATTGCAATTCAAGGATGGCGAATCGGCGCAGTCACTGGGCTTAAGCGGCGACGAAACTTTTGCCATCACCGGGATCGGGAACGGTATTAAGCCGCGGCAAATTGCAAGCGTATCAGTCGTTCGGCAAGACGGTTCGCGAACAACATTCGATACGGTGGTGAGAATCGACGCCCCTGCGGAGGTCGAGTATTTTGTTAACGGCGGCATCCTGCAGATGGTTTTACGTCAATTACTCTCGACCTGA